A section of the Harmonia axyridis chromosome 2, icHarAxyr1.1, whole genome shotgun sequence genome encodes:
- the LOC123672197 gene encoding coleoptericin-like produces the protein MVFFACFVLLVVLAQSLPVSDTTERGQLRKMKIFPEESRNIPIYSRHVRDTEGWKVQPNINRDQDGNTAGSVRVQKDFGNHEVHAGASKVFSGPNRGEPSYNVGATFNW, from the coding sequence ATGGTATTCTTCGCTTGTTTCGTATTGTTGGTGGTTCTCGCACAATCTCTACCTGTGAGCGATACTACAGAAAGGGGCCaattaagaaaaatgaaaatttttcccgAAGAATCCCGGAACATACCAATATATAGCCGGCATGTTCGTGACACTGAAGGATGGAAAGTACAACCAAACATCAATAGAGACCAAGATGGCAACACTGCAGGATCTGTGAGGGTGCAAAAGGATTTTGGGAATCATGAAGTCCATGCTGGCGCTTCTAAGGTATTCTCAGGACCTAATCGGGGTGAACCATCGTACAATGTTGGAGCAACCTTCAATTGGTGA
- the LOC123672198 gene encoding ATP-dependent DNA helicase pif1-like, which yields MRVQLQNDPLASGFSEQLLDIGNGKIQLYEDTQFIKFPENFCNMVATKDELINSIFPDLRYNYTNHEWLRERAILAAKNLDVDAIYFKIQQSLPGNEITFKSIDTVVDPDEVVNYPVEFLNSLDLPGMPPHNLRLKIGSPIILLRNLNAPRLCNGTRLVIKKIMGNIIEANILSGKFQGEIVLLPRIPMIPSDSPIPFKRLQFPIRLAYAMTIYKSQGQTMTFCGLDLENPCFSHGQLYVACSRVGKPSSLFVYTPHGLTKNIVHPMALR from the coding sequence ATGCGCGTTCAACTACAAAATGATCCATTAGCGTCAGGATTCTCTGAACAATTGTTAGACATTGGCAACGGTAAAATTCAACTGTATGAAGATACCCAATTTATTAAATTTCCAGAGAACTTTTGCAACATGGTGGCTACCAAAGATGAATTAATAAATAGTATCTTTCCAGATTTAAGATATAACTATACTAATCATGAATGGCTACGAGAGCGAGCTATTTTAGCTGCAAAAAATTTAGATGTAGACGCCATCTATTTTAAAATACAACAGTCATTGCCTGGTAATGAAATTACATTTAAATCAATTGACACCGTTGTTGATCCTGACGAAGTGGTCAACTATCCAgtagaatttttgaattctttagaTTTACCTGGAATGCCACCACATAATTTGCGACTGAAGATTGGCTCACCTATAATTTTGCTTCGTAATTTAAATGCCCCGAGATTGTGTAATGGCACGCGAttagttataaaaaaaatcatgggcaACATTATTGAAGCGAATATTTTATCTGGAAAATTCCAAGGTGAAATTGTACTTTTACCGCGGATCCCAATGATTCCTTCAGATTCACCTATACCATTTAAACGCTTACAATTTCCGATCCGTTTGGCATATGCTATGACTATTTATAAGTCACAAGGTCAAACGATGACATTTTGTGGATTAGATTTAGAAAATCCGTGTTTTTCTCACGGCCAATTGTACGTTGCGTGTTCCAGAGTTGGAAAACCAtcgagtttgtttgtttatactcCTCATGgactaactaaaaatattgtACATCCAATGGCATTAcgataa
- the LOC123673663 gene encoding transmembrane protein 42-like — translation MNWKQLGPAYLSGICGAAGSVLGKLSGLPIIEDYIILRIVCVILMVVVNTYVLTLFMRALHQCGSTLLATVVTNASSFVSSALLGYLFFDETSSFLWWLGLLSIMSGLFLIVRDQKPENENKMMTSEKDKHS, via the exons ATGAATTGGAAGCAATTGGGTCCTGCCTATCTTTCTGGTATTTGTGGAGCTGCTGGTAGTGTATTGGGAAAGCTTTCTGGGTTGCCTATAATCGAA gaCTACATTATTTTGAGGATTGTATGTGTAATCTTGATGGTCGTTGTGAATACTTACGTATTGACTCTTTTCATGCGAGCACTTCATCAATGTGGATCGACATTATTGGCCACAGTCGTCACGAATGCATCCAGTTTTGTGTCTTCT gcACTCTTgggttatttattttttgatgaaaccTCTTCGTTTCTATGGTGGCTTGGACTTCTCTCAATTATGAGTGGATTATTTTTGATAGTTCGAGACCAAAAAcccgaaaatgaaaataaaatgatgaCATCGGAAAAGGATAAACATTCTTGA